In Desulfobaccales bacterium, a genomic segment contains:
- the rpmB gene encoding 50S ribosomal protein L28, whose translation MSYMCDICGKHPEVGNNVSHANNHTKRRWKPNLRKVRALSKGSVRYIQVCTRCLRSGKVVKPA comes from the coding sequence ATGTCCTATATGTGTGACATTTGCGGCAAACACCCTGAAGTGGGTAATAACGTCAGCCATGCCAACAACCACACCAAGCGCCGCTGGAAGCCCAATCTGCGGAAGGTTCGGGCCTTGAGCAAGGGTTCGGTCCGCTATATCCAGGTATGCACGCGTTGTTTGCGCTCCGGTAAGGTCGTAAAACCCGCTTAA